A part of Fastidiosipila sp. genomic DNA contains:
- a CDS encoding DUF3320 domain-containing protein, giving the protein MFQETDMIRSPQGSGVEIEATDQAVFPQETVKISPAEKNPVSPKIDIWKKKLLDLSKRNRLVDFKDTKRSSLRILTPNYVTLWETLVEAEKPLEFPYIDEQEDDEEEKDNIANAEDGFGLKPRNHTDAQIITNQTPKDQQKTLRNIRNRARTAIEEQGVNVLFLSFGFLDWHESPDSDLKLSSPLVLVPVTLNNKSISDPYILELHEDEIVLNPTLQHKLMDDFGKELPDFDDECGIEEYLSQIERSVTGIPNGSVRRDVGLGLFTFLKINMYADLERNREKILSHPVVRAISGDPSLLASEPTIDVSNYDHDGNTDPVDIFQVLDADSSQQDAILLAKEGVSFVLEGPPGTGKSQTIANIIAEKLAGGKTVLFVSEKKAALDVVYRRLKDSGLNDFCLALHSHKTSKKDVLSQLSDSMELTRNTASIKDEAFHTLRTLHERRSRLKRYVSELHQLVQPLGITIYHAQGNLAKLYDYPALRFGIPGVESITRDQFMELRSLIENYSRQIRQMTGDYRDNPWYGASVQHISMDLRNAFIAELPKISRAAKEMDRDGNNFLDKTERATFSLNSYQGYLRVLTMAANAPGIPFSWLLHENLDSLESDATELRTFHDQLLMSVSAYEDTITLVTSLGGKVPFDPVPALEKEAAEEQENCLQQFILDNQAFIRWSNERSLDKLENTLNNAQVSAERHRYIESFIRLNYEEGVFDVDHATLLHRFRTQYKSAFSRLGKSFKKDKYILQAHTKQIKHKASYENLLGLLNGLSELEAIESWFSSNKVFFDDIFVQHSRGLNTDFARLQKELDLFKAISQAAGRLQRIRDLQANIQEKETSCRPLDPFYQGQNTDWDDLMQRIHWAKDFKALTSQHPVDISFAKSVCEDVTFPDGCAQLSKKLKSTYDTLKPKVDWFAEYFEERESERLYSIPFTDLADKADRCSRQLNLLEEWLDLQRSRQQLEERGYKEFLDQLDQERHESKEIVPIFERRFYTLWLDAILPKFPAVQAFRRNQHEAFIEEFVKLDKLQLDIAKERLKNELMNNLPQTDSFTKAGGEINILKAEIKKKRRIMPIRKLFAKAPNMIMKLKPCLMMSPLSVSVFLESDQFVFDTVIFDEASQVCTENAIGAILRGKQVIIAGDSKQLPPTAFFAASIGDTEYDEDSDEYYQEGFESVLDEASVNLNNQPLMWHYRSRHEHLIAFSNAQYYRSNLITFPSNVERMEDHGVEYIYLANGVYDRGGTKTNRAEAKKVADLVFEHLNKFPNRSLGVVAFSSSQSDAIEAAVRAKRLDNPKCEPFFTEEGHEPFFIKNLENVQGDERDTIIFSIGYAKDRYGKMSMLFGPLSHEGGERRLNVAITRAKHNVKLVGSIRSTDIEESRITADGPKQLRKYIEFAMRGPEVLNHNLKIQDTAQHDSEFEESVYNFLVSKGYRVSAQVGCSGYRIDMAVQHPELDGRYVLGVECDGASYHSTRTVRERDRVRQAILEDMGWKIYRIWSTDWIKDAHAEQSKLIDKVEEAINTYIDPFGIQGNHADRKTSQTTVKGEKDNNDHSFLVVEPKNEEDHTYGFEDYRMTDPEEIRTDKEWWQLGYSLENHLLTIVRNESPVQFEWLCSRLAVHFGQQRVTDRIRDGVQEVIDELDDQVLLENGFVYTNPKGPVIARVAGERKIHQIAEEELILAVRSVASSFVGCTRDELIAEVSRALGYNRTGKRINERLSEIIAKLIAKNKLTEQDGKISPNVDFDR; this is encoded by the coding sequence ATGTTTCAAGAAACGGATATGATAAGGTCACCCCAAGGGAGCGGAGTGGAAATTGAAGCAACCGATCAAGCAGTTTTTCCACAAGAAACGGTAAAGATATCTCCAGCTGAAAAGAATCCAGTTTCACCCAAGATCGACATTTGGAAAAAGAAACTGCTTGACCTTTCAAAAAGAAATCGACTTGTAGATTTCAAAGACACCAAACGTTCGAGTTTGCGAATATTGACTCCCAATTACGTGACACTTTGGGAAACGTTAGTTGAAGCAGAGAAACCTCTTGAATTTCCTTACATCGATGAACAGGAAGATGATGAAGAAGAAAAAGATAATATTGCAAATGCTGAAGATGGATTTGGGCTGAAACCAAGGAATCACACGGACGCTCAGATTATTACGAATCAAACCCCAAAAGATCAGCAAAAAACGCTGCGAAACATTCGCAACAGAGCACGTACCGCTATCGAAGAGCAGGGAGTCAATGTTCTCTTTCTCTCCTTTGGATTTCTTGACTGGCATGAATCACCTGATTCCGACTTGAAGCTCAGCTCTCCTTTAGTTTTGGTTCCCGTCACTCTTAACAACAAATCAATCAGTGATCCGTATATCCTGGAACTCCATGAAGACGAAATTGTGTTGAATCCTACTCTTCAACACAAACTGATGGATGATTTCGGAAAAGAGTTACCAGATTTCGATGATGAATGCGGTATTGAAGAGTATTTGTCACAAATTGAACGATCGGTTACGGGCATTCCAAACGGGTCAGTTAGGCGAGATGTTGGTCTTGGGCTATTTACTTTCCTCAAGATAAACATGTACGCGGATCTGGAAAGGAACAGAGAGAAGATTCTATCCCATCCGGTTGTCCGTGCCATAAGTGGCGACCCCTCGTTACTGGCATCTGAGCCCACAATAGATGTTTCCAACTATGATCACGATGGTAATACGGATCCGGTCGACATTTTTCAAGTCTTGGATGCAGATTCGAGTCAGCAAGACGCCATACTTTTGGCCAAAGAGGGGGTAAGCTTTGTATTAGAGGGACCACCTGGCACAGGAAAAAGTCAGACAATCGCCAATATCATCGCGGAGAAGCTGGCCGGTGGAAAGACCGTGCTATTCGTATCCGAGAAAAAAGCTGCTTTGGATGTCGTTTACCGAAGACTTAAAGATTCAGGATTAAACGATTTTTGTCTTGCACTTCATAGTCACAAAACAAGTAAAAAAGACGTACTCAGCCAATTAAGTGACTCCATGGAGTTAACAAGAAACACTGCGAGTATTAAAGATGAGGCCTTCCATACGCTCCGCACCCTCCATGAGCGCCGCAGTCGACTAAAGAGGTATGTGTCTGAACTGCATCAACTTGTACAGCCTCTGGGTATTACGATTTACCATGCACAAGGGAACCTTGCAAAACTCTACGACTATCCGGCTCTTCGGTTTGGGATTCCCGGTGTTGAAAGTATCACACGCGATCAGTTTATGGAACTGAGATCTTTAATTGAAAACTATTCCAGGCAGATTAGGCAAATGACCGGTGATTATCGGGACAATCCCTGGTATGGGGCATCGGTTCAACACATTTCGATGGATTTAAGGAACGCATTTATCGCCGAGCTGCCCAAAATTTCTCGTGCTGCAAAAGAAATGGATCGCGACGGAAACAATTTCTTGGATAAGACGGAAAGGGCAACTTTTTCGCTTAACAGTTATCAAGGTTACCTCCGAGTATTGACCATGGCAGCCAATGCTCCCGGTATCCCGTTTTCCTGGCTGTTGCACGAAAACTTGGACTCGCTTGAGTCTGATGCGACCGAGTTGCGCACATTTCACGATCAACTGTTGATGTCAGTGAGTGCATACGAAGACACTATAACGCTTGTTACTAGCCTGGGAGGTAAGGTTCCCTTTGATCCTGTCCCAGCCTTAGAAAAGGAGGCGGCGGAAGAGCAAGAGAATTGTTTGCAACAGTTTATCCTGGACAATCAAGCATTCATTAGATGGTCAAATGAAAGATCACTTGACAAGCTTGAAAACACACTTAATAATGCGCAAGTTTCAGCCGAACGACATCGATATATAGAAAGTTTCATCCGCTTGAATTATGAGGAAGGGGTATTTGATGTTGACCATGCTACCCTTCTTCATCGTTTCCGCACACAATATAAAAGTGCTTTTAGCCGACTTGGCAAGAGTTTCAAGAAAGATAAATACATTCTGCAAGCTCACACGAAACAGATTAAGCATAAGGCAAGCTACGAGAATTTGCTGGGCCTCCTCAATGGTTTGAGTGAACTGGAGGCTATCGAATCCTGGTTTTCGAGCAACAAAGTTTTCTTTGACGATATCTTTGTGCAACATTCAAGAGGACTCAACACGGATTTTGCTCGGCTGCAGAAAGAGCTGGATCTCTTTAAGGCAATTAGTCAAGCAGCTGGAAGACTCCAGCGCATACGTGACCTCCAGGCCAATATTCAAGAAAAAGAAACCAGCTGCCGACCACTCGATCCTTTTTACCAAGGCCAGAATACCGATTGGGATGACTTGATGCAACGCATCCATTGGGCCAAAGATTTCAAGGCACTGACCAGCCAACACCCGGTTGATATAAGTTTTGCAAAGAGCGTTTGCGAAGACGTCACTTTTCCAGATGGTTGTGCTCAATTATCAAAAAAACTGAAAAGTACTTACGATACTTTAAAGCCGAAGGTTGACTGGTTTGCAGAGTATTTCGAAGAGAGGGAATCCGAACGACTTTATTCCATACCTTTTACAGATCTTGCAGACAAGGCTGACCGCTGCAGTCGTCAATTGAATCTCCTGGAAGAATGGCTTGATCTTCAGAGAAGCCGGCAACAGCTTGAGGAGAGAGGGTATAAGGAATTCCTCGACCAACTGGATCAGGAACGGCATGAAAGTAAGGAAATAGTGCCCATATTTGAGAGAAGGTTTTATACCTTATGGTTAGATGCAATCCTGCCGAAATTCCCCGCAGTCCAGGCCTTCAGGCGGAACCAACATGAAGCTTTCATCGAAGAGTTTGTGAAGTTGGATAAGCTGCAGCTTGATATAGCCAAAGAAAGACTGAAAAATGAATTAATGAACAACCTGCCCCAGACAGACAGTTTTACCAAAGCGGGGGGAGAAATCAACATTCTTAAAGCGGAGATCAAGAAGAAGCGGCGGATTATGCCTATCCGGAAACTGTTTGCCAAAGCGCCCAACATGATCATGAAGCTCAAGCCGTGCCTGATGATGTCACCTCTATCCGTGAGTGTATTTCTGGAATCAGATCAATTCGTCTTTGACACTGTCATCTTTGATGAGGCATCTCAGGTTTGCACGGAAAATGCAATTGGTGCCATTTTAAGAGGAAAACAGGTTATCATCGCGGGCGACAGCAAACAGCTGCCCCCGACAGCCTTTTTCGCCGCATCCATTGGCGATACGGAGTACGATGAAGATTCGGATGAGTACTATCAAGAAGGATTTGAGTCTGTACTGGACGAAGCTTCCGTCAATCTCAATAATCAACCTTTGATGTGGCATTACCGCAGCAGGCACGAGCACCTGATCGCCTTTTCTAATGCCCAGTATTACAGGAGTAATTTGATTACCTTTCCCTCGAACGTTGAACGAATGGAAGATCATGGTGTTGAGTATATTTATCTTGCCAATGGGGTGTACGATCGGGGAGGCACAAAAACGAATCGGGCAGAAGCGAAGAAAGTTGCGGATTTAGTTTTCGAACACTTAAATAAATTTCCGAACCGTTCCTTGGGAGTCGTGGCTTTCAGCAGCAGTCAGAGTGACGCAATTGAAGCAGCAGTGCGGGCTAAGCGCCTTGACAATCCAAAATGCGAACCCTTTTTTACGGAAGAAGGGCACGAACCTTTCTTCATTAAGAATCTTGAGAACGTTCAGGGCGATGAAAGAGATACCATCATCTTCAGTATCGGGTACGCCAAAGATCGATATGGAAAAATGAGTATGCTCTTTGGTCCTCTCAGCCACGAGGGGGGCGAACGACGACTGAACGTTGCGATTACCCGGGCAAAGCACAATGTCAAGTTGGTCGGTTCAATCCGTTCTACAGATATCGAAGAAAGCCGGATTACAGCCGATGGTCCCAAACAACTCCGTAAATATATTGAGTTTGCCATGCGTGGCCCAGAGGTACTCAATCATAACTTGAAGATACAAGATACGGCACAACATGACTCCGAATTCGAGGAATCCGTTTACAACTTCTTGGTGAGTAAGGGCTATCGAGTAAGCGCCCAAGTGGGGTGCTCGGGTTACCGCATCGATATGGCGGTGCAACATCCAGAGTTGGATGGACGGTATGTCCTTGGCGTTGAATGTGACGGTGCCTCCTATCACTCGACTCGGACCGTGCGAGAAAGAGATCGGGTTCGCCAGGCGATCCTCGAAGATATGGGTTGGAAGATCTATCGTATCTGGTCGACTGATTGGATTAAAGATGCGCATGCGGAACAATCCAAATTGATTGACAAGGTCGAAGAGGCCATCAATACCTACATTGACCCCTTTGGGATCCAGGGGAATCATGCTGATAGAAAAACATCACAAACGACAGTGAAGGGTGAGAAAGATAACAATGATCATTCTTTCCTTGTAGTCGAACCTAAGAATGAAGAGGACCACACATATGGCTTTGAAGATTATAGGATGACCGATCCAGAAGAAATTCGAACGGATAAAGAGTGGTGGCAATTAGGCTATTCGCTTGAGAATCACCTCTTAACCATTGTCAGGAATGAGTCTCCTGTGCAATTTGAATGGCTTTGCAGTCGACTGGCCGTGCACTTTGGTCAACAGCGAGTGACGGACCGGATTAGAGACGGTGTCCAAGAGGTAATTGATGAGCTGGACGATCAGGTGCTTTTGGAAAATGGTTTTGTCTACACAAACCCAAAAGGACCCGTTATTGCGAGAGTGGCTGGTGAAAGAAAGATTCACCAGATTGCAGAAGAAGAACTTATACTTGCGGTACGTTCGGTAGCCAGCTCTTTCGTAGGATGTACGAGAGATGAATTAATCGCGGAGGTAAGCCGAGCTCTCGGATACAACCGTACAGGCAAGAGAATAAACGAAAGACTGTCAGAAATAATCGCGAAATTAATTGCCAAAAACAAGTTGACGGAACAAGACGGGAAGATAAGCCCTAATGTAGATTTTGACCGATGA